GCACTGGCCACACGGAGAGAAAAGATAAGTATCGTTTCCCTGCCAAGTTATCAAAATGCACAAAGAACCTGTATCTTTTTCAATCGTTTCTAgtctaaatatattaataaaaagtcGGGTTatgctatttttgtttatatcttATCACTAGTTAGTTACTGAATTTGTTACTCAAAAACAATGCTAATATCATTTATAGCTTGATTTCATTAGCACTACTAATTAATCTTTTCTTATTCATTATGGGAAACTATCTTGTTATTTGTaagtaaattgtttaattatgcTACTTAACATATTActttacaattttgttttttattcatatGCGTGTTCTAAGATACTTTTGCCTGCAGCTAAAACTTCAGCTGAGTGTAAGCTTATGTTTATTCATGTACCCGACATTGTAATTATTAGATAGATATTAAATGGTCTGCATTTTTTTCTCTGCACACAAATCTCGCCATAAATATTGATGTTGATATTAggtgttattttttttgcctcgCCTCAGCTCATTCGCAATGCATTTTATCTGACGACATAGCACAATCTGTGTgtaattatgttaattattaattagcATTAGCACAGTTCCTGGTTCTTGGTTCTTGCGCCAACCTATCTCAAGAGATTTGATCTAGCCCTGCTGCAGGTGCCTGTAGATTCTGGGCACCTGAGTGGAACACTCTTGCTTACCTGTATTTCAGGCCACAGGGAACAGCAGTGAACAGTGAACACACATGAAACTTGTTTCACAGGCGACAGAGAGGCGACAGGTTTCAAAGCATAGGCATTCATGGATGTAGTAATATGCACAGTGATTCTCGGGTGATTTTCCGAGGGTGGATTGAAATCCTAGATTACACTGCCCGCATATGCTGGGAAATTCCACTTGATTTCGAATGTTTGTTCTtcggtttatttatttagctctTCACGTTATCACACTCGGTGTTCGGTGTGTGGACGGTGTGTGTCGGTTATCAAATCTCAGCCGTCTGCGGCACTCGAAAGGCGAATTAGTCAAGTGACTATAATTAATTGGCCATAAAATCCTTTAATAGTAATTTATCGATCGCTTAAGTGTCGTTCAGCTGCAGacttattttataattttcctcAAGTTTGGAGCTTTGTTCAGAAGCCAGATAACTGCGCATCCAAAGAAGATAATTGTTATGTAGCACTTGGAGGAAACACTTCGATGTAGTAACAGTGACGATGTCCCGTATCTCACCTCggattttataatattttaacaacCGTTTAGAATCTATTCAACGATGGAATGGTACAAGTTTTGTTCGGCATATCTTGTTGCCAGACAATAAACATATTCCAAGTCAAATTATACATTTGGATGCCTTGAAATGGCAATATCAGCCATATATACAAGGCAGTTATTTACGTATAACACGCGAGTATTTGTTCTTGTTTCGACTACCGTTTATGACAAACTTTCCATCTCATTTCGGCCTCATCAAGATGCTAAAATATTCGCCCAGAATGACGGGCAACTTGTTACCCCGCCCCAATGCTTCACTTATTGTGCCAGCTGGATTGTTTAGATTCGGATTCTCAGATTTCGAGGGTTATGTTTGCATTAGTTTGTTATATGCTGGATGAGTCGTTGACAGGAACTATTAGCGGAAACGCGCGATTTTTGCCAGCGACAAGATCTGCAATTGAAGCGTGTGTGTGGCATCAAATAAAGCGAAGCgaattatgtaaaaaaaatagtgGTTAAGCCTAGTCGGGCGGTGCGTTTATCAAAACCACTGAGTGGTGTCACAGTGGTTTTGGGTCATTGACTTACCTAACTCCTACTCTCATTAGgtgcacacagaaaaaatgtgtttaactAAGTCTCTTGGTAAATATTACATTGctcaaacatttaataaatgcaACAGCTAGAAAAaggttttgtttgtttgaggAAAATTAGAGAATAGAGCTCGTGTTATATTTATCGCTATCTACGCTGTCTTGCAACAAAATCTTGGAATAAATAAGTCAAATTGAAAgcacataaataattatagctATTTATGAACTTTAGCTAAgatatttatgataatttttattgatatgtTTGCATGTCATATTCATGTTTGATCAGTCGCTGTAAAAAGTGTTCTTGAGATATGACAATTATGGGTCATATGTGCTTTTATGGAAGCAATATTTTGGATGAACTGCTTCCATTTGCGATAGGCGTTGCAGAAAGTCGAGCAGAATTGATAGCACGGAGCCCGTCATTGTTTGCAAGGTTATCATTGCGAGTGGATCTTCGATAAGCACGAGCAAAACTTCTCGTTTGTTCGCTTATCTCCAtaaatctttttgttttgtttatatttggtCTAAGGCAAGTACACAGCAACGGATGCGCATAAATAAAGAGTTTAAAGCGTTTGATAAGCTCTAAGCCCCAGCACTTTgtatggaaataaataaattaatgaagattattttggttttttgaatTGGGGAAATCCGTTAGATGTGTTGGTCTACACAAAGCTGATTGATATAAAACTTCATAACCGATCGCGTCTGTTATAGCACTCAGCTTTAGAGCTGCCAATGAATTCGGTTGCGAAATGCCTAAAAGAAGGCAACATATTTTGAGATTTCTCATAAGAATTTTCTGAGCTCGATATATGATTTATTTGGAATCAATTATGCTCAAATTGACAGACATTTTAATTCGTGGGCCTTGAACCTCTGCTTGTAGGTAAAGTTCCAGTAAAATTCCCTTAAACGCAAACATtgccaaaaatgaattttaattaagcactcGGAACGCACAAATCAAAGTATGCAGACCGCCCAAATCCGCTTCGGACTTCAATCAACTAAATTGAACGGCTGATTGAAGACCCTCTTTTTCTTGAGTCTCTTTTGAGCAAAGCCCGAGTTTTCAGTGAGGAGGCTCTATAAAAGCCGGTCGCAGCTCTCCACTTTACCTCAGAATCTTGTGTCCCAGGAAAGGCAGCAGACTGGCAAACAAACGAGGGGAATAAACAAACCTAGATAAACATCGATTCGAAGGGAAATGTTGATGGAACGGTTCTCGATCGGTGCATTTGGCTTGCTGTGATTTTATTTCGCGTAAAACAGTTAAACAGTTGAATATTACAAAGTTTCGCAAAAACttgattgtttgtttttaaagaagagtgtgtgtgctttcgtAGTCGTTGTTTGCGAGTTCAGAAAGTGTATTTTGTGTGTCCATGGTGCCGGTTGATAACATTCTGCAAAATCACGTCTACCTCATTCACGTCAAGAAATACTTAAAAGGTAgtgatattatattatttgtgcCTTGGCAAACAATTGGCCCCTTCAATTGCCGCTGGataaacattaatatataGTTTGCTGAAATCGTAATATGCGATTGCATCAGCTGGAAAGCTGAGAAATCTACAGAGGAACTTTGCCAACTTGAACTcccaatttaaaagttttcaattaatttataaaatagtattatttttaatataacttaCTGCGAAGTGCCTTTTCCAGCCATTTACACGTAAATTGTAAACAGTTTGGAGTGATTAAGTGTCGCCCTCTTTAGCGACATTCCACTGTACTCAGTCCTGCAATTCAGCGCTTCAGATTTCAATAATTCAGAGCGCCGGCGGCGTCAATTTGAATTCGAGGAGCGTCTGGGAATTTGTTGCCCCTTTTCTTTAAATTGTTGCCCTATCTTGTTTCTAGCAACGCACTACGATGAAAGATTCGAAAACGGAGATCCTAGTGAGCGGCGGCCTGCAGGAACTGGAGACCAGCAGGGTAAGTTGCTCAAAAACGATTTCCCACAATTGTTTTGATTCTTTAAAGGGCCAACATATAAACATGTTCTTTATTACGGTGCTAGTCagtaacatttaaatttctttccCAGTGTTAAGTTCAATTAGCAAGCGAGTAATtgtttctttcagtgtgcCGGCAGTGGCGAGGCGCTGCTAAAGCCATCCTTGCTGCCCATGGCATTGGAATCGTGTGAGCTGTCTCCGGATCGGAAAGCCCGCGACAGTTGGGGCAGTTCGCTGGAGTTCCTGATGTCCTGCATCGCCCTGAGCGTGGGATTAGGCAACGTGTGGCGCTTCCCATTCACGGCTCTGGAAAACGGCGGAGGAGCCTTCCTAATTCCCTACCTCGTCGTCCTGTTTGTGGTGGGAAAGCCGATTTACTACATGGAGATGCTGCTGGGACAGTTTTCCAGTCGTGGCATCGTGCAGGTCTTTGACTTTGCGCCCCTCATGCGAGGTAAAAAGTTTAAGGAATATGACATATACTTTAGTGGAATTGAAACTGTATATGGTTTCTTCTTTCATCTTAATAGTCATCTTTTGCCATCAAGTTGTGAAATATTTCCTAACTTGCTAAGTCCAGCTAGAATGTTACCCTGTTAAAAACTCATTTCATTGATTAAGAAACTAATTCCTCTTCTTGTTACTTTACCCCTTTCCAGGTGTGGGCTATGCCCAGCTATTGGCCCTAGGCGTTTTGGCCACGTATTACGCCTCGGTGATGGCCTTAACCCTGCGCTACTTCTTCGATTCCTTCGCAGCGGAGTTGCCCTGGAGCTTCTGTCGCGAGGAGTGGGGTGACGGGTGCGTGAGTGCCTCTGGAGCACAGCCCCTTCAGGGATCCTTGTCGCGGAACTTCAGCTCCTCCACGCAACTCTACTTGCAACGCATCGTGCTGAATGAGACGGACTCCCTGGAGCAGGGCATCGGATATCCCAGTGGCAGTTTGGCCTTAATGCTGGGCATTTCCTGGCTAACCGTAACTCTGATCATCATTCGGGGTGTGAAGAGTTCAGGAAAGGCGTCCTATGTCCTGGCCCTCTTTCCATACATCGTGATGTTCATCCTGCTCGTGAGAGCACTCACTCTACCAGGCGCCTACGAGGGAGTGATGTACTTTCTGACTCCGCAGTGGGAGAAACTTTTGGAGCCGCAGGTGTGGTACAATGCCGTCACCCAGGTGTTCTTCTCCCTGGCCGTCTGCTTCGGTGTGATCATCATGTACTCCTCGTACAACCGTTTCGGCCATAATGTCTACCGGGATGCCCACATAGTCACCACCCTGGACACGTTCACGTCACTGCTCTCGGGTGTGATTATCTTTGGCATACTGGGCAACCTGGCGCACGAGTCGGGCACCAAGGACATAGCCAGTGTGGTGAAGGCGGGTCCTGGATTGGCCTTCATCTCCTATCCGGATGCCATTGCCAAGTTCAAGATGTTCCCTCAGGTGTTTTCGCTGCTCTTCTTCGCCATGCTCTTCATGCTGGGCGTTGGCAGCAATGTGGGCATGGTCAGCTGCATAATGACCGTGCTGAAAGATCAGTTCGTGAACGTCAAGCTGTGGATTATAGTGGTCAGCATTTCGGTGATAGGGTTTCTGGTGGGACTGATCTACATCACTCCCGGTGGACAGCACATCATCACGCTGATGGACTTTCACGGCGTCACCTTTGTCTCCCTGGTCTCGGCCATCTTTGAGCTCATTGCCGTGGGCTGGATCTATGGTGAGCATTGAAAGAAAATACATATGTGAGCCTTAGTACTTTCTCTCTAAAGTATTAAAGTACCTATGTGTTCAAAGTGACATTAAactggatatatgtatgtataatatgGTTTTTCTACCTGAAGGCACCAAGCGACTCTGCCAAGATGCCGAGTACATGCTGAACATCAAGACTTCGAATTACTACCGGATCTGCTGGTCCATTGTCACTCCCATGGTCATGCTGGTCATCCTGGTGTACAGCCTGCTCACCATGCGTCCCCTCAGCTACAATGGTCAGGAGTTTCCATTGGCATACAGAGGTGAGAAATGTTAAATTGCTTAATAATTTCTGTTGAAAATGATATCACAAATATTTGTCTTATAGTTATTGGTTGGTGTGTCTCCGGTTGCATTATTGGCCAGCTGTTCTACTGGGCATTTTATGCCAACTGCAAGCAGCCAAAAGGATCTTTGAAGAGCCGCATTAGCAATTCCCTTAAGCCGCATTCCGATTGGGGTCCTTTGGATCCTAAAAAGCTGATGGATTACCAGATGTTTCTGCGCAACAAGGAGGAGGAAAGTTCCAAAAATGTCAATCGCCGATGTGTTTGCTACACAGCTGGTGATCGCATTTTCGGCTAACCAAAAATGGTATAAACTTACTTTTAAATCGTGTTATGTCGCCGTTGAAGCATtgcgttttttattatttattgctaGTTAGAAACTTGCTTGGCACTTGTTTAGTTGTACttaatatatttgatatacacttttttattttcatttatgcgaaatgaaatcaaacagAAATCAATTAAGTCGAAAGTTTACTTTTAAGCCACTACAATTGCTGGCAGTTTGAAGTTTCGGTTTCTCATATTTGCAGATGTCAGtggtttagtttttttctCTTGGCCAGACGGCAACAAATTGCTTCGACTGGCCGAAGGTAAGACAACTTTATCTGAGAaatgttcaatatttaaaactaaCAATTAGCAAGGCAGCCCCATCACTCTTCGCTGCATTTGTCTCCGCCTCTCAACACACTTCTCACTGCACAGACATTTATTTGAGTTTCAATTTGCTTTGCAAGTTTGACACACTTTGCATATAGTTTTGGCcccattgttgctgtttttgctgctcCGTTCATCTGTCCATCTGGCCATCTCCATTCGCCTGTTTTGTTTGCGGCAGTTGCAAATTAATATGTCGGTTCTCTGGACCTGAAAATGTCgtaattaaaagttatttttggCTATTCCCATTTTTGCCAACTGGCTGGTGGGCTGGTTGGGCGGTGGAAGGAGTAACAGGAATCTAAATGCTTTTTAGGAAATGCACATAGTGTTGTCAAGGACACTCGTTGCATTCGCTTGACATTTGAGCTCAACGCTGACAGgcgcattacgtatacgccgcgtggtttgcttatacaaaatgaaaacaaaatgcacAGTGACAACGGcgaggaaattaaaaaagttacCCGCTAAATGGCTTGCGCTCCGATTTCCACTGCAAAAGGTGCAAGAAACAATATCAACgggggcaaataaaaaacaaaaaaaaaaaccttggCAACAACAGGCGACTAACAAGCATTGAAGTTTAATAAAATCCTCCTTTAAGGAGAAGGTTGCTCCTCGGCACGGCTGCAGCTAATGAAATAACTTTGTGGCAACTTTTGCCTTGCCGGAATTTGCTTAAagcgcaaataaaataaaattgccaaGATACTCGCTGGCAATCAAAGGCTTCGAAATATTTAAGCAGTGCAAACGGGGTAAATAAACTTTGGCGGACTTTAAGCGCTGGCAAATCATTTAcaataaacgaaaataatttgcCGAAAACCCAATGGTGCGGTGCGTGGCTTGTTGGTgttgcagtgcagtgcagtgaTGCACGTAACCGAAAAAGAGGAAACAATTGAGGGCAATTTATTAAACGGGTGCATGCAGCGCAGCATGCAGCGGACAGTTGTTGGGGATAGGGGATCGAGGATCGGGGATTGGGGCATTGTGGGGCATCAAAACGAGTACGGAAAAAATCTACGCAAAAGAGAAGAGAACACAAAAACGCGGTATGTAGAGCAATGCTTTaaactttcattttcatagACTATCAactatgaatattttaataaaacttaatGAAATGCGGCAGAGTATGCGGGATAGCTGCCAGAGCTTTAAATATTccgaacaataatatttgattattGTTTTTGAGAGCAGCTGGTAATGATACAAATTGAGATGGAAATCCAAGGTCGCACTTTTATTTCTATGGATTAAAACAGCTTATAACCACGTTTGCATCCCGTTGTAACATTGAGTTTTTCGGCAATAAAAGATTTAATTTGTAACGCtgcttaatatttaaataattttgtaagtTGTCAAAAGTTTTTAGATTTGTATTAAAGATTAAAATACAAGTTTCAAAGAGaaacaaattaaagaaaagcgaaataaGTTAAAAGAACTGGGTTCTGTGCCATAAAAACAAGTACATGTGCGCAGCTTGCATTCTTTAAGTCCCCAGGACTATGTTAAAGGATTTCTGCTTTTTTAGGCGACCAAAGGAGGTGAAGTGCTGTTCACGGCGGGAGTGCGAAAGCTGCTCGTCATGCGTGCTGGCATCGTGAATCGCTCTGTGACGTTTTCagcgtttttgttttacactCTGCCAACTTCAGGGTTTCGTCCGTACCCGtctcgtcctgctcctcccTCTCCGCCTTTTTGTCCTCCACCTCCTTTGGCCTCCATCTCCATAGTCACCttcatcgccatcgtcatcgtgAGCGGTGCAGTGCAGACAGCGTCTACCTGGCTACGTGAGCCGCTTGAGTGATTCAGCTGCTCGCcgacatttgcattttgcatgctgGAGCAACTTCTGATCCTGATGGCGGCGAGGCTGCATGGAGGTCCTTGCTGCTGGCTGTTAGCTGCTGGTAATGGCTGTGACAAGCATTAGGGAATTATTTTAGAGACCTCGCATGTGGCGGCCATTCAAGGAGCTGCCGCTGACGATTTGATTTGTAggccaaacacacacactaaacTGAGTGTGATGCAAACTCtcttaaaaaaagaaaaataagagCCAAAACCAAATGGCAAAAGCTGGAGTCGATGCCAAAGTCAAAATCCAAAGTCGTCAGCGGGCAAAAGCTTGACGCTGAACCTTTTATTGTAATCTGCATTTAAGTGGCTTTCTTTTGTGCTCCTTGCGGGTATGGGGAATTTACTAGTTTTTTGTGGCTCTGTTCACTTTTTTTTCcggttttgcttttttttttacttttctagCACCTTTTGCACCTTCCAATTTGGCGCACTTTTCTTGGCGACCATTGGCAGCAATTTTTCGGCTAACTGCCGCTCGTTTGAAATGCTAATATGCAACTTTGACGCGATTGCCGAGCAccgtttgccattttcacattttgccGTTTTGCCGGCAATTGCCagacaattttattttcgttacGCTTATGGGCGAGATAAGGGTCGGATGCAATTTTCCCCACCACGGATTCCCAAAGGATCTCGGCCAACTTTAAAGTTAAAGATGCTTTTCTACTTTAAGAACCGTTCTGGGCACCGCTCGTACAGTGCCTGCCAAACTGTAATTCTGAATTTCAGACTGCAAGCGAATTACTTTCGGCATCCGGCAAATTGATTGCCATCTGTGGGTCGTAACtcgcccgcttttcccccacttttgccccattccattgccatttccatacAATGCAGCCTTTGACCTGAAAACGCCTCCAACTCCACCGACCTTTGTATCCCTCCTTCAGTTTTTtgttctcttatttttttcttttttggggaGCATTTCCAGTGCATGCAAATATGAACGTGAACGTAAAAATTTCCATATAAACTGCAACTCGCTCCCCGGCAATTCAAGTGCAAATATGTTGGCATGCCGCACTTGAGTGTCAAGTTCCCGGCACATGAAACGCAATTGTTATGAATTGGCCGGGCTAGGCAgctcggccacgcccccaacgCCCACAAGAAATgcatatatgtgcatatatatacatacatacatactcgtatttgtatgtatgtaggggGAAGGTGTTGGATCGGAGGTGAGGCCACagtatgcaaatgcaaatggataGATCAAACAGACGTCATCACAACTGAATGCTGATTGTTTGCCGGCATTTAAAAGCAAGTGccgaaatttattttcactgtcccaaaaatatatttgagtgCCTGACCAGAAATCCTGTTGAGTGCGTAGTCCTGCCAGtttgagtttatttttaagaatgCTGTTGACGGCACACGAAAGTGAAAAATCAACAATATTAGTGAACGACACATGCTTGAGGAAAACTAAAGCCTTTTGCTTGGCAAGTAAGTTTGCaataggaaaataaataatgctccatattgaataattcaaataCAAACTACAAAAGAACTGACGGAACTGAAAGTTTGATCTGCTCTTGAATTTTTCTTTACTAGTTcttatactttttatttaaatacatattttgggtttcaattatttatttttattatttccaaaCACTAAACTGACAATTGTTTTCCTAATAAAAGAACATCCAGTTCGAACTTTAACTTTTATTAACATTGGATTGACTTCGTTTACTAAATTGAAAGCCAGCCAGTGTCATTCCGGCAAAGCTTTTCTAAATGATGGGCTGATAACCTGTCTGAGCAGCCAAATGCCCAATTTGTTGTTCCGATTCCTAGCTTACAGATGACAACATATGGCTTCTATCAATCGCTTAATGCCCAGCCATATCACCGAGTCCTATAGGACATGCGATCCTTGTCCAGGTGGCCACTTGTTTACTCCGTTTCCGCACGCTTTGTTTGCACCTTTGTGCTGTTATTGTTTGTGTCACCAGTTAGACCAAGTTGCAGGGTCCAGCTTTGGCTTCACCGGGAGTCACTGGAAGTCACTGGGAGTCTCAGGCTCAGCAGCTAAGCCCGAGCTGGAGGACAACAAGTGCAGCTGTCAGAAAGAAGTATACTGTCCAAACGCACTGAAATAACAAATGTGTAAGAGGAAGGGCGGGAAAAAAAAGCCAGGGAAAAGCCTGGGAAAAGCGTTGGggcagctgcaacagctgGTTCCCGTTTgtgttctgctgctgctgttgctgctggttgtgTGATCCTGGCCACAGAAACGTTGATTGGCCAGCGCCGGAAAAAGAAGTTATAACCATCAAGGCGGAAACGGATGTGGCACAGACGTTTCCGCTTTTCCCCAGTCAactgcactcacacacacacacacatgcacacacaggcaggcaggcacagagtcaaaattatattttcgcCCAGCACatgcattgcatacttttgggcacTTCCACCCCATTTGCCTAACCCTTTCCCCATTTGCCCTTCCTGTGGCAACACCGCACAATGCCTgtcaaataaaatcattttgcatTGCACAAATACgaatggggaaaaaaaagaagaaaactgagGAGAGAAGGAAAACTGAACTGCGTTTAGCGGCAAACCGCAAGCACTtctaatcaaaatattaaagaatttcTTTATGGCTGCGTCTGCGGTTGCTCTGagctgaaaatatttaaattttgcaaCTTCCGAACGAGCTGCTACAGCCTTCTAATTGAATGAGCCTTTGTCTTGGACTTTGTTGTGGCTTTCCGCCCACATTGTTTACTTGCCAAAGCAATAGGATTTGG
This genomic interval from Drosophila teissieri strain GT53w chromosome 3L, Prin_Dtei_1.1, whole genome shotgun sequence contains the following:
- the LOC122616377 gene encoding sodium-dependent nutrient amino acid transporter 1, with the protein product MKDSKTEILVSGGLQELETSRCAGSGEALLKPSLLPMALESCELSPDRKARDSWGSSLEFLMSCIALSVGLGNVWRFPFTALENGGGAFLIPYLVVLFVVGKPIYYMEMLLGQFSSRGIVQVFDFAPLMRGVGYAQLLALGVLATYYASVMALTLRYFFDSFAAELPWSFCREEWGDGCVSASGAQPLQGSLSRNFSSSTQLYLQRIVLNETDSLEQGIGYPSGSLALMLGISWLTVTLIIIRGVKSSGKASYVLALFPYIVMFILLVRALTLPGAYEGVMYFLTPQWEKLLEPQVWYNAVTQVFFSLAVCFGVIIMYSSYNRFGHNVYRDAHIVTTLDTFTSLLSGVIIFGILGNLAHESGTKDIASVVKAGPGLAFISYPDAIAKFKMFPQVFSLLFFAMLFMLGVGSNVGMVSCIMTVLKDQFVNVKLWIIVVSISVIGFLVGLIYITPGGQHIITLMDFHGVTFVSLVSAIFELIAVGWIYGTKRLCQDAEYMLNIKTSNYYRICWSIVTPMVMLVILVYSLLTMRPLSYNGQEFPLAYRVIGWCVSGCIIGQLFYWAFYANCKQPKGSLKSRISNSLKPHSDWGPLDPKKLMDYQMFLRNKEEESSKNVNRRCVCYTAGDRIFG